In Actinoplanes lobatus, the DNA window CTTGGCCTCGATCTTCTCGTAGATGGCCTCGACCACGACGTCGGCGTCGGCGGCCGCGTCCAGGTCGGTGGTCGGCGTGATCCGGGCGAGGGTGGCCTCGACATCCGCCTCGGCGATCTTGCCCTTGGCCGCGAACCGGCTCAGCGAGTCCCTGATCGCGGACATGCCGCGGTTGAGCGAGGCGTCGTCGACGTCCCGCATGGTGACCTGCCATCCGGCCTGCGCCGATACCTGGGCGATGCCGGAACCCATCAATCCGGAACCGATGACCGCGAGACGACCCGCCATGCTCACTCCTTCGTTAGCGCCGAGGCGCCGTCAGCTTAACGCAGGTTCAGCACCGCCCCCGATCAGGGCGAATCGCCGGAATACCGGGAATCACGATGCCAGACTGTGCGTATGGCCACGAGCGACGGCTGGTACCTCATCGGACCGTTGATCGCCTTCGGTCTGGTCGGCTTCCTCGGCGCGGTGTTCTGGCGCATGGGCCTGCAGCCCACCGACTCCCCCGGAAGGCCGGGCCGGGACAGGTACGCGGACGGCCTGGCGATCTTCGGAGAGCGGGACGACTACGGCCTGCTCTTCCCGGCTGCCGTCACCGAACACCCGGAGGTGGCCGACGAGATCCGGCGGCTCCTCGCCGATGCGGGAATCCGTGCCACCACGGCGATCCGGCGCGACGGGCGGGTGAGTGTCCTCGTCTTCTGCGAAGAGGTCGAGGAGGCCCGCCGGCTCGTCGGCTCCTTCTAGAAGTCGAAGGTCGGCTCCGGCACGTCGGTGCGCTCCACCTCGACACCCAGCCGGGCCAGGTCGGCCACGAAGTCCGGATAGCCACGGTCGATGTGGTGCACCTCGCCCACCTCGGTCACCCCTTCCGCGCAGAGCCCGGCGATGACCAGCCCCGCCCCGGCCCGGATGTCGGTGGCGCGGACCGGCGCCCCGGAGAGCCGGTCGCGGCCGTTGACGACCGCGTGGTGCCCGTCGGTACGGATGTCCGCCCCCAACCGCACCATCTCGTTCACGAACATGAACCGGCCGTCGAAGATGTTCTCCGTGATCAGCGACGAGCCCTCGGCCACCGAGGCCAGGCCCAGCGCCATCGGCAGCAGGTCGGTCGCGAACCCCGGGTAGGGCAGCGTCACGATGTCGACGCCGCGCGGCCGCTCGCTGGTCCGCACCCGGAAGCAGTTGTCCCCCGGCTCGATCGTCGCGCCCGCGGTCGCCAGCTTGTCCAGCGCGATGTCCAGGAACTCCGGCCGCACCCCGCGCACGGTCACGTCGCCACGGGTCATCACCGCCGCGTACGCCCACGTGCCGCCGACGATCCGGTCGCCGACCGTGGTGTGCCGGACCGGCTTCAGCGGACCCTGCACACCCTCGATCACCAGCGTCGACGTGCCGGCGCCCTCGATCCGGGC includes these proteins:
- the murA gene encoding UDP-N-acetylglucosamine 1-carboxyvinyltransferase, giving the protein MARVDVIRVKGGARLAGDVMVGGAKNSALKLMAVALLAEGRSVVANVPRITDIAIMAEVLRRLGCDVTLDGTEAVIDVPAEPGSEADYDLVRRLRASICVLGPLLARRGYVRVALPGGDMIGSRGLDMHVSGLARMGAEISGEHGFVIASAPGGLHGAKIWLDFPSVGATENILMAAVLAKGVTEIDNAAREPEIVDICEMLNAMGARIEGAGTSTLVIEGVQGPLKPVRHTTVGDRIVGGTWAYAAVMTRGDVTVRGVRPEFLDIALDKLATAGATIEPGDNCFRVRTSERPRGVDIVTLPYPGFATDLLPMALGLASVAEGSSLITENIFDGRFMFVNEMVRLGADIRTDGHHAVVNGRDRLSGAPVRATDIRAGAGLVIAGLCAEGVTEVGEVHHIDRGYPDFVADLARLGVEVERTDVPEPTFDF